One Tachysurus vachellii isolate PV-2020 chromosome 5, HZAU_Pvac_v1, whole genome shotgun sequence genomic window, aaaatttgatttgattagatTTGAGAGAGTgggattttaaattattatagacactgagagtgagattacaaatcattataaacacagagagtgggattacaaatcattataaacactgagagtgggattataaatcattacaaacactgagagtgggattataaaatCTGGCTAAGGCACTAAACGAGGCGATAGCCCTAGTGGAGTGAGCACTGATGCCGAGAGGCGAGGCAAAACCGCAAGCCTCATAAgcctgagtaatggcctccactacTCAGTGCACCAGGCGCTGTTTGGAAACCAGATTACCTCTGTTCCGgctcccaaaacagacaaaaatggaGGAGGAGTTATGCCACGAGCTCAAGCGgtggacataagtcctcaaggcTCTTATTGGGCAAAGAAAATGCAGCCTCTACTGTTCTGCCGACTCATGAGGCAggggacagtaggcctgcaGGATGATCGGACAATCCACCATCTggggcaccttagggacataacACACCCAGGGTGGGATAAATCCCGACAGGGCCTGCAAATCTCCCACTCTTTTTggagaggccaaggctaggagcagagccatcttcagggtcagaaactccTCAGAGGCTGATTTtatgggctcaaagggggctaccagcagcccctccaggaccacagaaaggtcccaggaaggaaggTGCGAtctgcaggaaggcctcagccaGCTGACACCATGCAGACAGGTTCATGGTTCGCAGCGATGGTGGCCACATACACCTTCAAAGCAGGTGGGGACAGGCCCAGAGAAAAGCAtgactgcaggaactccagcactgaaCCGACTGGGCACTGAACTTGATCCTGACAGCTTTTATCACACCAGAGGCAAAAAAATCTTCCAATTCAGAGCACATGGctctaggaactggtccccctcaggggccagacaTCTTGGTGCGGGGGTTTAGGATTGCTGATGGGAGTGCCATACCGGAGGGAGACTAGGTCCCTGGACCAAACTCAAGAGGGCCAATGAGGAGCAACTAGGAGAAGGCTGACTTAGTCATGGTGCGCTCTGGCTAGAGCTTAcgggagcagagctaccggggGAATGGCATACAGACGGAGTCTTGGCTATGTCTGTTCCAGGGCCCAGACTCGCGCCACCACTTGGGGTGGAGACCCCACTCCCggggcctcagcacctgccttgacaggaagtctgccccctgatttatattgaatataaatataaatatataaattatataaatatagatctttatattatctttatattaacctgaAACCGGGGTCATTCCACACTTAAAATGGGTACGAAGAGCACAGCGCGTAACTCTTATGAACATAAGGGGATGTCTGCGAGGATGAAAGCCCACACCCCTGTaccagagctggaatggcctcatgtgtTCCAGACCCAAAAGGATAAAATTTTCTGCTGCTGCCATGAGGCAGAGCACTCTCTGTGCCTCAGCGACAGAGAGGCTTCTGCTTAGCTGTATAGCTTTAATTGCTGGAAAGATGGGAGCCACCCGAGCGGGGAACAAACGTGCCCACATCgtggtggagtcccaaactacaccaagaaaggtggttctctgagaaaaagaaagcacacaACTCCTTGGGTTCAACCGGAGGCTTAGAGACCTCATAACGGCAAGCACAACATCTTAATGGCTGGCCACCATGGCCTTAGACTGGGCCAGAATCAGCCAGTCATCCAGGCAATTCAGTACACGGCTGCCACGGTGACGCAGTGGTTCCATGCACTTCATAAATGTGCATGatgaaagggctaggccaaaaggaagaacacagtACTGGTAAGCTTTGCCCCCAAAAgcgaacctgaggaacttcctgtgctctggcaaAATGCCTATGTGGAAATAAGGTCTATCATCACAAACCAGTCCTCAGAACTAATCTGGGACACAATAACATTGAGCATAagcatcttgaacttgtaagtcatcagagtacagttcagagcctgCGGGTCCAAAATCGGACGCAGCCCCCATCCTTCTATGGAACAATGAAATATGGGCTGTAAAAGCCGGAGTCCcgctctgggaggggaacatgTTCCATGACTCCTTTCCTCAGAAGTAAGAGACGTCCCTCTTGGAGGAACACTGCCTGGTGTTTGCCAACGATTCTGGGCAACACACCCTGAAAAAGAGGACGGGAGGTGAATTGGATCCTGTACCTTTTCTACGGTATCCAGGatccactgagacacacctggcAGAGGTTCTCGAGCTGCCTGGGTGACTGAGAGTGTTGTCAACCTCCTGGGTTCCCTGAAACAGTCAAACATTGCAGGGGAATAAAGAGGTACTGAAAAAGGATTTCCACAAGACCTTGAAacctcagcatggaggtctGGGAAAACGGCAGCTGCCTGCGTGAAGGTGGCCTACAGGCTTAGTTCAGAAATCAGTAGTCTGGCTTAGAAAGGATGCCACTAAATTCCTCTTAAGGCCAatctaaattcaatttaaacacAGCATGTGTCACCACCTTGaggagttatatatatatatttattatatataactcCTCCTATATATAACTcctatattataatatatatatttatatatatatgtatgtatttttttttcttgcacttgACAGGacagacaaagaagctggagtaatgtgccgtagatgcccttatatggacttactaaCGCGTAATCacttcgtcacgtgtccttcccgagtcattaaattggcgtgtgtgtacacagagcttcagacacaacatcCTCACAGAAGCgtttcccatagcatcagcttTGACACAGCGTTGAGTTCCCTCGAAAAAGGAACTTATTTCCTGATATTAAAAAATtcgtttaattttaaattattctaaatataaatactgtCCTGTTCCTCATCTGATCTCATCTGAGAAACAATGCCCCATCACATGCCCCAATAAtcccaaagaaaacaaaacgtATGctgtaaatacaaaacattatcATTATGTAGAAGAAATGATGTAGTTTACTGTAATTTTACACACAGCACGAGTACAACAAATGTCTGATACTCATGTCTTCAGTCTCATTGTCTCATAAACGTATTGATTCTCATCTTGGTTCCCATTGCAACTATATTGTAGAAGCTACTTTTAACCGTAGCGTTGGTTATTATCTGGAAAtcttatgtgtgtgttcgttgtttgtgtttggggtgtttgtgtgtgagagggtgtctgtgtgtgtggggtgtttgtgtgtgaggggaaTGTTTGTGTGGGGGGCGTGTTCGTGTGTGaggggagtgtttgtgtgtgtggggggtgtttgtgtgtggggcgGAGTTTGTGTGGGGGCGGTATTTGTGtctggtggtgtttgtgtgtgtgggggtgtttgtgtgtgggggtagTATTTTGTGCGTTGGGCGGTGTttgtgtgggggtgtttgtgtgtgaggggagtATTTTGTGCGTTGGgcggtgtttgtgtgtgggggggtgtttgtgtggtgggtgtttgtgtgtttgggagtgtttgtttttgtatgcgtttgtgtgtgtatgtttgtgtgtttatatgtatgtgtgtgtttgtgtatgtttgtttgtgtctatgtgtttgtatatgtgtgtgtttgtgtggggggTGCTtgggtttgtgtctgtgtgtgtttgtatgtgtgtgtgtatttgtatgtgtatgtgtgtgtgtttgtatgtgtgtgtttttgtatgtgtatgtgtgtttgtttgtgtatgtgtttggatgtgtgtgtgtgtgtgtgcgtgtgtgtgcgtgtgtgtgtgtgtgtgcttgtatgtgtatgtgtgtgtgtgtgtttgtatgggtgtgtgtttgtgtgtgggggtgcttggttctttaaaaaagataattaatttattcaattcaaacaatccccagtacacacacacacacacacacacacacacacacacacacacacacacacacaggacatcaCTGTGTTTGTTTCATCAATATAGCACAGaaggttttaatttaattgtaatttattcattaacctTTGGACCCAAATAGTCACTTAATtaacacactgcacattttATTCTCTATGTAGCAAGGTCAAATCTTTGTACTGTGAAGTTTAGTTGTcctttctgtttatctgtctatcagtctgtctgtctgtctgtctgtaacactaGTATGAATTCCAAATTCATACTAGTATATTCCTACCTGCAGGTGAGTGTGTACACAGACGTATAAAATATCTACATGatgtgcatgtgcttgtgttAGGACTCACGCAGACACTCGTTAGCTTCTTTGGGTGTAGCTCGCTGCCATGGACGATCATAGTGGAACGGTTTGCATCGGTCACACTCGGGTccttctgtgttgtgtttgcagTCACAGACCATCTTCCCATCTTTGTCCCTTAAACATCTGTGGGCGTGgccattacatttacatctgcCGCCCACCTGGAAATCTGAAACTGCATAAAAGTAGGCAGGTTCTCGCACGTCTTTAATCATTTTTGGCCGGTGAAATGTCACACGTATGTCAGTAACAGTGACCCAATCCTGGAGAACAGGGCTGGAGATGAAGTTTGTTCTTGAAGGTCGTCCATCCAGTGTGCTAAAAACGAGGATGGCATTACTGGTGTCAGCACTGTTGGGCAGTTCCATGCACAGTGGTTCCTGCTCGTTGAGCTTGGTGATTTCTGCCCGGTTCAGGCGATCGTAAACTCGGCGGCACTGAGaagaataaaactgaaatggTGTCCAGCTGCGTCCATAGTCCATGCTTTTGTAAATCGCCATTGAATCTGGTTTCTCGGAACAGAAATTTAAGCTAATGTAAGTGATTTCAAATTTCTTTCCTAGTGAAAGGGTGAGTGTGACGTTGTATGGTATTGTCCGAAGCATCTCTGACTGCCAGCAGGTGAGGTTCTGAGCAGAGTTTAGATCTGTCAGGTGGGTTTGTTCACAGCTGCGACGGCCACATGTGCTCGAGACACTTACTTCCTGACCAAATGCTGCGTTAACAAACTCTGGAATGCAGTAGCGGGCAGACCCCGATTCACTATAACAGGGTTCAGGGGAGGATGTTTGCACAGAGAAAGGGTTTACATCATGGGTGGTGGCTTCCGGAAACACCAAAGCCATGCCCACCAACCAGTAGACCAACAGAGGCTCACAAAAGTCTTTCATGTTGTACACAATACAACGTATTTGAAAGGAGGAGAAGTGTGACAATCTGCTGATCTGTTAGTGGGCGGAGTCTGTCATGTGGGTGGGTGTGGTCTCTGCAGCAGTGGTTCAGGACAAtcccacaattttttttaatcccacaaTTATCGTGTCCTGTGAAaggaattaatattttttatattttttaaatataaaagtaaaataataatttacatattaataACTGACACTTAACAATGTTAAGTCAATGATCATATGTATATCAGGTCATGTTAAAGTCTTCTTTTaaggtttaaatgtttataccAGACGATCGAGTTCAGTTTGAGCCTCATTCTGCTACAGGAAGAGTAACAAAGCGTGAAAGTGCACTATAGAGCCTCAGTTAAGACCTGGcactgcgtttgtgtgtgtgagacatgtgattgtgtgtgtgttgaatatcAATGCAAGTGAGAGGCCACTTTTATTCCTGCACATACATTTGGAGGAGAAgtgcatctttaaaaaaataacaaactgaCCTGAACATCAACACAATTCAGAAGAAGAACCTGACGCACATGCACTCTTCTGTTCATGGATCACACTCATTATTGTGAGTCTACGCATTTGTTAAGTGAGGAATAAACCtgtgtgtgctgcagtgtgAATTTATGGCTAATGTGTCACAAAGTACAACCTCTTTACTTGTTGCatgttgatttgattttgaacaCTGTGATTTTCACACTTTAGTCTACACTTAACCATAATGACAATGTccatatgaataaaaaattaataagcTGAAATTTCTTATTCCAAACTTATCAGGTGCATCCTGTTTACTTTAATTAGCCTTGAGATGCATCTTTAGTTCCATCGCAGTCCAACTGTTGAAGTTTGAGTTGATTTGAAATATTCCAAATGGGGCCTCAGGTCAGGGAGGTAAGAAAGAACCCAACACTCACCCTCAAAGGTCTCCAAATGTTCTATGCTGAAATAGGAGAGCCTGTTGGACACACAACTAACTCTGCAGCACTCCATAAATCAGGCCCTCATGGTAGAGTGGCAAGACAGAAGCCATTAAAAGGCACACAATGAATGTGGAAACTCGAAATGTGGAAAAAGACTAAAAAACTGAACAATTTGGACAACAGCAGCAACCACCAAAAACAGACACTGCACAACACCTGGGTGATCCTAACCCTACTGTGAAGCCTAGACTAGACTCCATGGAACATCGAGAAAGACCTGAAGATGACAGGTGAATGATGCTTTCCATATGATCTGATGGAGCTTGAGATGATCTGTCATAATGAGCGAGAAAATGATCTGACTCCAGATGTGCAAAGCTTGTAGACATATCCAGGGAACATTGGAGCTGTACAGGTTTATACAAAGTCTATAATAAATGGTGAGAATACTTTTGTGAACAATGGCAATTATATCTATTCAAAatcaaatccaaaacaaattTGTGTAACAGGTAACAGGGATCATGGGTAAATGTGGCATGAGATGTGCTAGTGCTCAGTCCTCCCACATCTGTGATACATGTTCTACAACAAATCTTGTCAGATTATCACAAACAGTACAATATCTTTGGCCTGAAAATGTAGAATAAACATCTTCTTACAGAAATCTTTACCATGTCATGGATTACAAACACAATAGAGTTGTAGAAAATCTACCAAGCAAGTCTCTttaagctgttgctatagaaacattaatactatatataataaatactaaagtgcattaattcaatttaattaaatttatttgtatagcgattGTAAGaatttacattgtttttaaagcatctttaagtatagaaacagaagtaaaagtttacattttaaagtttaacattttaaatgtagttaCTAATTGTCTCTAACATTtttccctaatgatcaagtctgaggtgacggtggtgaggaagaaaggaaccagactcagaagtgaacctcatcctcatttaggtgacactctacagtaaatagtgtaaatgtaaataatgtcctttctacaacagtttataatagtgcagccaagagctcctgaggaactaatgggtcatcgtaaactctgagttcagcacagacctgattgctgataaacaccagaacatacagctgactgacacaacattggttcagaaGAAGACATGACAGTCTCCtggtggcttcatacacaacaatcccatgagacactgactgaccatgaagatcaatccctggcaaggtgaccaccGGGTGACGAGACTCTAGACagcggtagaacatcaggacTGATGAAGTAGCTACGTAAGACGTTTATAAAGTTCATCACAATAATATTTTTGGTGTGCAGatctactgtcagagctgcagctatagaaaactaatcaacaccttctgactaatcagaatcATCAGAACATGACAGAGCTTTTTCTGcttgatttttattgttgttgtttaacatTCACTATGTTTCTACAgtcttctttgtgtgtgtgcgtgcgtgcttgcatgcgtgtgtgtgtgtgtgcgtgtgtgtgtgtgtgcgagcgtgcgtgcgtgcgtgtgtgtgcactcaaTCTCTGAATATGCCGGAACAATCACTAAATCAATTACTTCATACACTGTTTCTAACCCCATCAATCCTactctttttacacacacacacacacacacacacacacacacacacacacaaacagcacacacacataacaatttcacacacaaccagacCATGTGAGTGTTTATGAAAGCCAGAAACAGCCAGTTCTCTTCTCAGCTAAGATGGAGACAGATATTAAAAGAGAGCAATGGAAAAGGTGAGTAATAAGACAAAAGAAGGTAGTGAGGGAGATATGAAGTGTGACACAACAGATAAACTGAGATGGAAATGAGGGAGTGAGAcaggaagaaagacagaaatggaTTAAGGTGAAGGGTGACTGTAACTGGATGACTAAAAAAGGAgaaatgatctctctctctttgtgtgtgagtgagacagacagatgtggtCTATTGCTGGCAAGTGTAAGTGAAAGGCGTAACTTACCAGAAATGAAATGCAACattaaactttgtgtgtgtgtgtgtgtgtgtgtgtgtgtgtgtgtgtgtgtgtgtgtgtgactgtctcaTCCACTAGCACTcttacaaatgcacacacttattcacCATCACCtctgcgtgcatgtgtgtgtgagtgtgtgtgaactaCTGTGATTACTAAGGCAAAACTAACAACTGATGTCACACACCTtcctgagagggagagagacacacagagagataccccgagacacactgagacagacacagagacacagagggagacaCTGAGAGCAACACActcagagaaacacagagacacacagagagacacactcagaaatacagagagagatacacagagagacacagagacacacagagaggggcACAAAGAgtcactcagagagacacatagaGACAAATAGAGACATACTGAGAGtgacacactgagagagacacagagacacactgagagacatgcagagacacacagagatacagagagacagtgagagagacacactatGAGACATGcagagacacactgagagagacacactgagagacacactgagagacacactgagacacagagacacactgagagacacacgcTGAGAGAGACACAttgagagatacacagagacacactgagagagacacactgagacacagatACACGCTGAGAGACACACGctgagagacacactgagagatacacagagacacacactgagagagacatactgagagacacactgagagacacactgtGAACCTGAGTGCCAAATAGCCTGTTGCACCTCTAATATAGGACTACACAAGAGGAAGTTAAATGGAATTTCCATATTGAAAGCCCTGGTCTGATGAAAAGACTTTCATTTCCTCTCGTTTACCAGGATCATGCTAAAGAATTCATTAAGGCTAAAGGCACAGAATAAGTCTTTTCATCACCCCAGGGGTCCCATAGACTTGCAGCCTGGTGCCACTCCCCCACTAAGCACAGCTTACCCTCTGTCACTTCTCAGTACACAGGCGATGGATTCACTGCTGCTCACAGCATGACATTTTTGTACAAAAGAGTGATGGACATTTAGTATCAACTGCAGGAGCTTTAACTCTGTAACTGTGATATATCTCGATAAACATTACTCTTCTGCTCTATAAATAAGCAGCTCCATGTGATGGTATATGGAGAAATATAGAATTTCTCATCcgttaaagctttaaaaacatgatGAACAGCTGTGTGGTATAAACTCCCTCTTCTCTCCAAGACAGTGACAACGTGTCATTGGTTTtattgatgacatcatcattttGTCTGCCACAGGCATGCTACCAAGTGTTCACAAGATGTAAGGGGTTTTCCTCACATACAGAAAGGGAAAGGAAAAGATCACCGAATGACCAGCATTCGGACATAAGGAACGGAAATTCACTTTCTGTTGCAAACTGAAAACACTTTCAAGCCTCATCACACAGATCAGTTACATATGTTCATTAGAGTGTGAGAACAAAAAAGACTAAAAGAAGACTTTGTTAGTATTTGTGATCTTTTGGCCAGAACCTTGACAATTCCTGTCAGACCCAGTTCaccttcactctcactcacagacaggcagacatccTCATCCGGAGCAAGAtacattttatctcacttttacacaactgagcaattgatgatTAAGCTCTTAACCTTCTGGTCTGTAGTataacactttaaccactaagctaccacatccccaggtTTGTGCCCAGGTTTGTGCCCAGGTTTGTGCCCAGGCTTGTGCCCAGGTTTGTGCCCAGGTTTGTGCCCAGGTGATGCTAATACCACAAAGCCATTTCCTTTAGCACTGCTCAGAAATAATATGGCACTCATCCCTTGAGACAGATGCTGCTAATCTTCAGACAACTTTGCAGTAGTCCAAT contains:
- the ntn2 gene encoding netrin 2; this translates as MKDFCEPLLVYWLVGMALVFPEATTHDVNPFSVQTSSPEPCYSESGSARYCIPEFVNAAFGQEVSVSSTCGRRSCEQTHLTDLNSAQNLTCWQSEMLRTIPYNVTLTLSLGKKFEITYISLNFCSEKPDSMAIYKSMDYGRSWTPFQFYSSQCRRVYDRLNRAEITKLNEQEPLCMELPNSADTSNAILVFSTLDGRPSRTNFISSPVLQDWVTVTDIRVTFHRPKMIKDVREPAYFYAVSDFQVGGRCKCNGHAHRCLRDKDGKMVCDCKHNTEGPECDRCKPFHYDRPWQRATPKEANECLPCNCNLHARRCRFNMELYKLSGRKSGGVCMNCRHNTAGRHCHYCKEGYYRDMSRPITHRKACIACDCHPVGAAGKTCNQTSGQCQCKDGVTGLTCNRCAKGYQQSRSPVAPCIKIPTINPTAMVSSTEGPADCESYCKPAKGNLKINTKKYCKKDYAVLVSVLDMETVGDWAKFSISLVSVYKSREPLKRGENALWVHMKDLACKCPRIHMGKRFLILGSGGGGASAERAGLVADKNSLVIQWRDIWTRRLRKFQRREKKGKCSAAEHNHEV